DNA sequence from the Streptomyces canus genome:
GGCACCCACTCCCATGGCCCCGGTCACGTCCCTCAGCGACTCCGTCAACCAGCAGCTCAGCTCCGCGATCTCCGCCACCCTGCCGGAGGCCTCCGCGGACCCACTGCTGCGACGTAGCGACCGGGCCGACTTCCAGGCGAACGGCATCCTGGCGCTCGCCAAGAAGGCGAAGGCGAACCCGAGGGAGCTGGCGACGCAGGTCGTGGCGAAGGTCGCGTCGGGCGACGTGATCAAGGACATCGAGGTCTCCGGCCCCGGCTTCCTGAACGTCACGATCACGGACCGGGCGATCACCGAGACCCTGGCCGCGCGTTATGAGGACGGCGACCGTCTCGGCGTACCGCTCAAGGACGAGCCCGGCACCACGGTGATCGACTACGCCCAGCCGAACGTGGCGAAGGAGATGCACGTCGGGCACCTGCGCTCCGCGGTGATCGGCGACGCCCTGCGCGGCATGCTCGACTTCACCGGTGAGAAGACGATCGGCCGGCACCACATCGGCGACTGGGGCACCCAGTTCGGCATGCTCATCCAGTACCTGATCGAGAACCCGGGCGAGCTGGCCCCCCCGGACGAGGTCGACGGCGAGCAGGCCATGTCGAACCTGAACCGGGTGTACAAGGCGTCCCGTGTGGTCTTCGACTCCGACGAGGAGTTCAAGGAGCGGGCGCGGAAGCGGGTCGTGGCCCTGCAGTCCGGCGACAAGGAGACCCTCGAACTCTGGCAGCAGTTCGTGGACGAGTCGAAGGTCTACTTCTACTCGGTCTTCGCGAAGCTGGACATGGAGATCCGTGACGAGGAGATCGTCGGCGAGTCGGCGTACAACGAGGGCATGCCCGAGACCGCCCGCCTCCTGGAGGAGATGGGGGTGGCGGTCCGCTCCGAGGGCGCGCTGGTCGTCTTCTTCGACGAGATCCGCGGCAAGGACGACCAGCCGGTGCCTTTGATCGTGCAGAAGGCGGACGGCGGCTTCGGCTACGCGGCCTCCGACCTGACGGCGATCCGCAACCGGGTCACCGACCTGCACGCGACGACACTGCTGTACGTCGTGGACGTACGCCAGTCGCTCCACTTCAAGATGGTCTTCGAAGCGGCCCGCCGGGCAGGCTGGCTCTCCGACGGTGTCACCGCGCACAACATGGGCTACGGCACGGTGCTCGGCGCGGACGGCAAGCCGTTCAAGACCCGTGAGGGCGAGACCGTCAAGCTGGAGGACCTGCTGGACGAGGCGGTGCAGCGGGCGGCCGAGGTCGTACGGGAGAAGGCCAAGGACCTCACCGAGGACGAGATCCAGGAGCGGGCTGCACAGGTGGGCATCGGCGCGGTGAAGTACGCCGACCTGTCCACGTCCCCCAACCGGGACTACAAGTTCGACCTGGACCAGATGGTCTCGCTGAACGGCGACACGTCCGTGTACCTCCAGTACGCGTACGCCCGTATCCAGTCGATCCTCCGCAAGGCGGGAGAGGTACGGCCGACCGCCCACCCGGAGCTCGAACTGGCGGACGCGGAGCGGGCGTTGGGCCTGCACCTGGACGCGTTCGGCAGCACGGTCTTCGAGGCGGCCGCGGAGTACGCCCCGCACAAGCTGGCGGCGTACCTCTACCAGCTGGCCTCGCTGTTCACGTCGTTCTACGACAAGTGCCCGGTGATCAAACCGGCACCGCCGAAGGACATCGCGGAGAACCGTCTGCTCCTGTGCGACCTGACCGCCCGCACCCTGCACCAGGGGATGGCGCTGCTGGGGATCAGGACGCCCGAGAAGCTCTGACCGTCCCGTAGGCGGTGTGGCCGCGCGCTTTTACGGCAGCCCGAACTCGCACCACACCGCCTTGCCCAGCTCCCGCTCCCGCACTCCCCACTTGTCGCTCAGCGCGGAGACGAGCAGCAGCCCCCGCCCGCCCTCGTCCCCGTCGTGCACGACATGCGGCACCCCGCCCCCGCTGTCGTGCACCTCGACGACCAGCGCGCTCACGTCGTACCGCAGAAACAGCCTCAACTGGCGCCCGGGCGGTACGCCGTGCAGCAGCGCGTTGGTCACCAGCTCGCTCACGCAGAGCAGTACGTCGTCCGCCCGCGCGGTCTCCGCGAGGCCCCAGCCGGCCAGGGCCTCGGCCGTGAAGCGGCGTGCGGCCTGCGCGGATCGGCGTTCGCGGCGGAAGAACCTCTCGCGCAGGAGCGGTAGTTGGGTCGTCTCGTTCACGGGACGAGAGTTGCGGAGAGTGACTACCGTGGATCACTCGGTGAACCCGTACAGATTTTTTGTACGGGCTCGCACCCGGTGACGTACGCGCCCCGAGGGGGAGGGAGACCGTCATGAGCGCCAGGAAGCCGCCGCGGCCGAAGAACCTCACGTCCATGAAGATGCTGGGCAAACAACTCGGCACCGCCCGCCGCGCCGCGGGCCACACCCAGACCGCCCTCGCCGACCTGGTCCGCGTCGACGAGGAGACCATCGCGTCGATCGAGCAGGGCAGGCGGACGCTGAAACCGGACCTGGCCACGCTGCTGGACGAAGTCCTGGAGACGAAGGGGATGTTGGCGGCGGGCGTGGCCAACCTGCCGGACATCGACCAGTTCCCGATGTGGGCCGAGCTGTACATGGAGCATGAGCGGGAGGCCATCTCCCTCTCCTGGTACGACAACGCGGTCCTGCCCGGCCTGCTCCAGACCGACCCGTACGTCCGAGCCGTACTCCGCAACCGCGTTCCCGCATACGACGAGAGCGAGATCGAGACACGTACGGCGGCCCGTCTGGAACGTCAGGAGATCCTGCACCGCAGGAACCCGCCCACGCTGAGCTTCATCGTGTGGGAGCCGGTGCTGCACATGAAGATCAGCGGCACGGAACAACTGCGCCATCTTCGGGTGATCGCTGAACTGCCCTGTGTGTCCCTCCAGTTCTTGCCGTTGGACAGTCCGTACCACGCGGGCCTGGACGGCCCGTTCACCCTTCTCGAAACACCGGACCACCAGCACCTCGCGTACACCGAGTCGCAACGCGGCAGCCAGTGGGTTTCCGACGCGGACGAGGTGTCCAAGCTGGCGCGCAAATATGCGATGCTGCGGACACAGGCCCTGACCACACAGGACTCGAGGGACCTGCTCGACCGCCTGCTAGGAGAGCGATGAGCGCCGAAGCACTTCACTGGTTCAAGTCGACGTACAGCGGCAGTGAAGGCGGCCAGTGCGTCGAGGTAGCCGCCTCCCCGCACACCATCCACGTCCGCGACTCCAAGAACCCCGAGCCCACCCTCCGGGTAACGCCCACCACCTGGACCGCCTTCACCACCGGTCTCAAGTAGCGCCGTCCGCCATTGTCAGTGGCTCCCCCTACAGTCACTGACATGGCGACTCTTCCCAACCCGCTGCCCACCCTGGCGGCAGACCCGAGCGGCCGTTCGCTCGGACTCGGGCTCCCCCTCGGGAGACTGATCGACGAGACCGACGACGGCCCCTGGCACGAGCCGTTGCTGTGGCATGCCGAGTACGCCGCGTCCTCCGGCGCCTGGACCGCACTGGGCGCCCCGGCCGCGCGAACGGGCCTGCTGCCGGTGCTGATAGAGGTCGGCGGCAGTCAGGGCGGGCCGGACGAGTGGGAGTTGATGCCCGGGGAGATGTCGTACCCCGGGGACCACGACCCCGAGGAACTGCTGGCGGAGTACTGGGCGTACGTGATCGAGGAGCCCGACGACCTCGACGAGACGATCGCCCCCTACGACGAGGCGTGGCCCGGCATCGCCCTGGCCCCCGCGTCCCTGCGCATCGACCCGGACCGCCGGGCCGCCGAGACGGCCGACGCGCTCCTCGACGAGGGCTCGTGGTTCAAGGAGCCGCGCCTCGCCCTGGTCCCGGCCCGTCGCAGCGCGGACATCCCGGCGGCCATCGGCTGGACGGGACCGATGAACTTCGAGGGCGACACCGCGCGGATCAGCGCGGTCCTCCGCTCCTGGGAGGACCGCTTCGGCATACGCGTGGTCGCGCTCACCTTCGACCAACTGGTGCTGTCCGTCGCCGCCCCGCCGACGACGAAGGACGAGGCGGAGGCCGTCGCCGCCGAGCACTTCGCGTTCTGCCCGGACACCATCACCCAGGGGGACCACGAGACCCTGCGCGCGTACGCCGAGCACGCGGTGCTGGGGCAGCGGGTCTGGTCGTTCTGGTGGGACTGATCTGGTGGGACTGACGGGACTCAGCCGGGGCAGCAGCCGTGCTCCAAGCTCTCCATCTCTCCACGCTGCCGTCAGCCCGGCCGTTAGGGTTGGCGCCGTGGAAATGCTGCACCTGCGCTATTTCGTCGCCGTCGCCGAGGAACTGAACTTCACCGCCGCGGCTCGCAGACTGCACATGTCGACGCCCCCGTTGAGCAAACGGATCAAGGACCTGGAGCATGAGGTCGGGCACCGCCTCTTCGACCGCAGCACCCACCATGTCCGGCTCACTCCGGCCGGCACCGCGCTGCTGCCGATCGCCCAGGACGTACTGGAACAGGTCAACTCGATCCCCTGGCGGCTGGCCGAGGCCAGGCGGCCGCAGCGCAGCACCGTGTTCCTCGGCATGCCCGAGGGCGTCCACCCCGACCTGCGCGACCTGGTCAACGCCCTCGCCGAGCGGGTGCGGGAGCGGTTCGAGATCAAGCGCTGGCCCGGTGCCACCGCAGATCTGGTCACCGCGGTGCGCGACGGCCGCCTCGCGCTGACACTGGCCCGGCTCCCGGTCACCGGCCCCGCGCTGGAACAGCTGGAGCAGCTGACGGTGATGTCGGAGCGGCTCGGCGCGGTCGTACCGGCGGACCGGTTCGCCGGCCGGGAGGCCATCGCGCTGGCCGAGCTCACCGGCCTCCCCTACGCCGCCTCCCCCGACATCACTCCCGCGTATTTCGACCAGCTCGACCGTCAGCTGTCGGAACTCGGGGTGAAGAAGCGCATCAAAATCACTCACGCGGGATTCGGTGCGGCCTCCGAAGTGATTTCCTCAGGGCTGGCTTTTTCCATTTCCATGCTCGACGAGAAAAGTCCCATGCACGGTTACGGAATAGAGAATGTGACCGTCCTCCCCTTCACGGACTTCCACCCCCGCCTGGAGACCGCCCTCCTGTGGAACCGCGACCGCGGCGACTGCGGTGACCTGGAGGAACTTGTCACCGCAGTGCGCGAGATCTTCAGTGAGCCGATCCAGATCTAGCGGCCACAACGGTATGACCACTGTGGTCATACCGCCCTTCACAGCTTGATCATTCCGTTTCTCCTCCGTCCTCACTAGCTTCGTTATCAGAGCAACGAAGCAAGGTGCGAAAGGACGAACGATGACGGACACCAACACCCCCACCGGCCCCCTGGACGGTGTGCGCGTAATCGACCTCTCGACCGTCGTGATGGGCCCGTACGCCGCCCAGATCCTCGGTGACCTCGGCGCCGACGTGATCAAGATCGAGTCCCCCGCCGACACCGTGCGCGTCGGCCAGTACCGCACCACGCCCGGCATGACCCCGCTGAACCTCAACGTCAACCGCAACAAGCGCAGCGTCGCGCTCAACCTCAAGGACGCCGCCGAGCGCGACCGGGCCCTCGAACTGATCGACACCGCGGACGTGTTCATCACCAACATGCGCCCGCACGCGCTCAGCCGCCTCGGCATGACCTACGACGACCTCGCCCGGCGCAACCCCGGCCTGGTCTACGCGCACGCCCAGGGTTTCCGCAGCGACTCCGACCGGGCCGGCGACGCCGCCTACGACGAGACCGTGCAGGCCTCCTCCGGGCTCGTCGACATCGCCCACCGCGCCCTGGGCGAGCCGGTCTACCTGCCGACCATCCTCGGCGACAAGGTCTCCTCGCTGACCATCGCCTACAGCGTGCTCGCCGCGCTGCTGCACCGGAACGGCACCGGGCAGGGCCAGCGCGTCGAGATCCCGATGACGGACACGCTGATCGCCTTCAACCTGGTCGAGCACCTCTCGGGGCACGTCTACGAGCCGGCACAGGGCACCACGGGCTTCCCGCTGTCGATGACGAAGGGCCACCGAGCCGTCCGTACCAAGGACGGTCTCGCCTGTGTGATCCCCTACAACCCGCAGAACTTCCGGGACTTCTTCGCCGCCGCGGGCCGTCCCGACCTGGCCGCCGACCCGCGCGTCAACGGCGAGGCCATCGACGGCGCCGACCACGAGGCCCTGGCCGCGCTGATCGACGCGTGCGCCCCGGCGCTGACCACCGCCGAGTGGACCGAGGTGTGCTCCAAGCACAGCATCCCGATGGCCCCGGTCCTGGAGCTGGACCGCGCGCACGAGGACGACTACGTCCGCGGCGGCCACCTCCTCGACACCGTCGAGCACCCGACCGAGGGCGCGATCCGCACCGTGGGCATCCCGGTGCAGTTCTCCGCCACCCCCGGCTCGATCCGCCGCCTCGCCCCCGTCGCGGGCCAGGACACCGCGGCCGTCCTCGCCGAACTCGAAGCCGCTCGCTGAGCCCGCGCAGAAAGCCCGCGTGCACAGCCGGCGAAGAAAGAAGCAATCCATGAGCACCCCCGAAGTCCGCACCGAACAGCTCGACTCCACCCTGCTGATCACGATCGACCGCCCGCAGGCCCGCAACGCCGTGAACGCCGCCGTCGCCGCCGGCCTCGCCGCCGCCCTGGACCGACTGGAAGCCGACCCCGACCTCCGCGTCGGCGTCCTGACCGGCGCGGAGGGCACCTTCAGCGCCGGCATGGACCTCAAGGCCGCCCTGCGCGGCGAGTCCCCCGAGATCGAGGGCCGCGGTTTCGGCGGCCTCACCGAGACCGAACTGACGAAGCCTCTGATCGCCGCCGTCGAGGGCTGGGCGATGGGCGGCGGCTTCGAACTGGCCCTGGGCTGCGACCTGATCGTCGCCGCCGAGGACGCGCGATTCGGCCTGCCCGAGGTCAAGCGCGGCCTGATCGCCGCGGGCGGCGGAGTGATCCGACTGCCGCAGCGCATCCCGCACCACCTGGCGATGGAGTTCCTGCTGACCGGCGAACCCGTCGACGGCCGCCGGGCCGCCGAACTGGGCCTGGCCAACCGGGTCACCGCCCCGGGCGAGGCCACCGCCGTTGCCCTGCGACTCGCCGAGCAGCTCACGCTGAACGCCCCGCTCGCGCTGGCCGCGGTCAAGCAGATCGTGCGCGCCGCCCACGGTGTGCCCGAGGCCGACGCCTTCGCGGTACAGCGCAAGGAAATGGCCGGCCTGACGGCCTCGGCCGACGTCCGCGAGGGAATGACCGCCTTCGCCGAGCGCCGCGCCCCGCAGTGGACGGGCAAGTGACATGAGGATCGACGACGTACGGCAGCACGTGATCACTCCGCTGACCGGCCCGGCGTTCCCGCCGGTGGTCCCGAGGTTCACCGACCGCGAGTACCTCAACATCGTCTACCGCACCGACGCCGACGCGCTGCGCGCCGTGGTCCCCGAACCCCTGCGGATCGACGAGCCGTTGGTCCGGTTCGAGGTCATGAAGATGGGCGACGTCAGCGGCTACGGCCCCTACACCGAGGCCGGCCAGGCGATCCCGGTGACCCTCGACGGCGAACGCGGCGAGTACCTGCACGCCATGTACCTCGACAACTTCCCGGCGACCGCGTCGGGGCGCGAGGTCAGCGCGTACCCGAAGACGATCGCCGCACCAAGCCTCTGCCTCGACCACGGCACCTTGGTCGGCACCCTCGACCACGGCTCGCTCCGGGTCGCCACCGCGACCATGGGCTACAAGCACCACGAGCTCGACCGCCGCGAGGCCGAGGCACAGATCACCGTGCCGACCTTCATGCTCAAGACGATCCCCGGCTACGACGGTTCGCCCCGGGTGCAGGAACTCGTCCGCACCGAGATCACCGACATCGAGGTCAAGTGGGCCTACACCGGTCCCGCGAGGCTCCAGCTCTTCCAGCACGTCCTCGCCCCCCTGGCCGACCTGCCGGTCCTGGAGATCGTCTCCGCGAGCCACATCCTCACCGACCTGACGCTCGCCCCGGTCAAGCCGGTCTTCGACTACCTCGAAGGAGCAGCGTCGTGACACACGACTTTCGTACGGCCGCCGTGATCGGCGCCGGCACCATCGGACTCTCCTGGACGACCCTCTTCGCCGCCCACGGCCTCACCGTCCACGTGACCGACCCCCGCCCCGACCTCGCCGAAGCCGTCGACGCGGCCCTGGCCGACTTCGCCCCGCACCTCGCGGCCCGGGGCCTGGACGTCGGGGGTCTCGCCGACCGGGTCCACCTCGCGGCCGACGTGACGGAGGCGGTCCGGGACGCGGACGTGGTCCAGGAGAACGGCCCGGAGCGGGTCGAGTTCAAGAAGGACCTGTTCGCCACCCTGGTCCGCGAAGCGCCGCAGCACGCACTCCTGCTGAGCTCGTCCTCGGCGATCCCCTCGACCGACTTCACCACGGACCTGGTCCGGGAGGACGCCGGCCGGATCCTCATCGGCCACCCCTTCAACCCCCCGCACCTGATCCCCCTGGTCGAGGTCGTCCCCGGCGAACGCACCACCGAGGACGCCGTCCAGGCCGCGGTGAACTTCTACACCCTCCTCGGCCGCACCCCGGTCGTCGAGCGCAAGGAGATCCCCGGCTTCGTCGGCAACCGCCTCCAGAACGCCCTCAACCGCGAGGCGATCTACCTCGTCGAGCAGGGCGTGGTGACCCCCGAGGACCTCGACAAGGTGATGACGAACTCCCTCGGCATCCGCTGGTCGACGGTGGGCCCGTTCCTCGGCTCCCACCTGGGCGGCGGCCCCGGCGGCTACCGGCACATCGTCGAGCACATCGGAGCCTCGATGGGACAGGTGTGGGCGACCCTCGGCACCCCGTCCCAGACCCCCGAGGAGAAGGAACGGCTCATCACGGCCGTAGAAGACGCTTACGGCTCCTCCACGTACTCGGAACTCACCGAGACGCGCGACCGCAGGCAACTGGCCGTCCTGGCCGCACTGGACAACTCCCACAAGGAGGAGAACTGAGATGACCACCACCGTGCAGCCCCTCGAAGACCAGCTGATCTCCGACTTCTACGGCTACGAGGCCCTGCTGCCCGACGAGGAGCGCAAGCTCCTCCTCAAGGCCCGCACCCTCATGCGCGACGAGGTCAAGCCGCTGGTGAACGAGAACTGGGGCAACGGCACCTTCCCCCGGGAACTGATCGGCATCTTCCGCGAGAGCGGCCTGGCGGGCCTCCCCTACGAGGGCTACGGCGAGCACCGCCCCGCCGTCAGCAACCTGCTCACCGGCATGATGGCGATGGAGATGAGCCGCACCGACGCCTCGGTGGCCACGTTCTTCGGCGTCCACAACGGACTGGCGATGTACTCCGTCCACTCCGGCGGCGACCAGGAGCAGCGGGACCGCTGGCTGCCCGGGATGGCCGCGATGGACAAGATCGGCGCGTTCGCGATGACCGAGCCGCTCGGCGGCTCCGACGTGGCGGGCGGCATGCGCACCACGGCCCAGCGCGACGGTGACAGCTGGATCCTCAACGGGGCCAAGAAGTGGATCGGCAACGCGACCTTCGCCGACTACGTCGTCGTCTGGGCGAGGGACGTCGGCGACAACCACGTCAAGGGATTCGTGGTCGAGAAGGACACTCCCGGCTTCGAACCGACGAGGATCGAGGGCAAGATCGCCTTCCGGATCGTGGAGAACGCCGAGATCACCCTGACCGACGTCCGCGTCCCGGAGGCGAACCGCCTCCAGAACATCGACTCCTTCCGCGATGTCGCCGAGATCCTGCGCGCCACCCGCGGCGGGGTCGCCTGGCAGGCGCTGGGCGTGATGATCGGCGCCTACGAACTCGCCCTGGACTACGCCAAGGAGCGCAAGCAGTTCGGCCGCCCGATCGCCCGGTTCCAGCTGGTGCAGGACCTGCTCGTGAAGAGCCTCGGCAACATCACCGCCTCCTGGGGCATGCTCGTGCAGCTCGCCCGGCTCCAGGACGCCGGGATCTTCCACGACGAACACTCGTCGCTGGCCAAGGCGTTCGTCACCTCGCGGATGCGGGAGGTCGTCGCCTGGAGCCGGGAGATCTTCGGCGGCAACGGCATCGTGCTGGACTACGACATCGCCCGCTTCTTCACCGACGCCGAGGCGATCTACTCCTTCGAGGGCACCCGGGAGATGAACACCCTGATCGTCGGCAAGGCGATCACGGGACAGAGCGCCTTCGTCTGAACGACCACCCGAACACCGGCCGTATGGGGCGTGACTCGCGCAGGAGGCGAGTCACGCCCCGCCGCGCAACCCCTCCCCCAGCCTCCGCAGCCCCTCCCCGATCTCCCGCGGCGTCTGCGTCACGAAGCACAGCCGCAGGGTCGAGCGGTCGGGCTCACCGGCGTAGAAGGGCGCCCCCGGGACGTAGGCCACATCCCACGTCACGACCTGCGGAAGCAGCGCGGTCGTGTCGTACGACGCCGGAAGCCGCGCCCAGAGGAACATGCCGCCCTCGGGCCGGGTCCAGGTCGACCCCTCGGGCAGGGCGTCGGCCAGCCCCGCCAGCATGGCGTCCCGCCGCTCCCCGTAGACCCCGGCGACGCGCCGCACATGCGCGTCGAGGTCGCGGTCGGCCAAGTACCGTGCCGCGGCGAGCTGGTTGACGGTCGGGGTGTGCAGATCGGCGGCCTGCTTGGCGACCGCGCAGGCCCGCCGCAGCTCGCCGGGCGCCCGCAGCCAGCCGAGCCGCAGCCCGGGGGCCATGACCTTGGAGAAGGACCCGAGCAGCACGACCCGGTCGCGGACCTCCTTGTGGGAGGCGATCCACGGCACCCGCTCGCCCTCGAAGCGGAGCTCGCCGTACGGGTCGTCCTCGACGATCCACAGCCCGCGCCGCGCGGCCACGGACGCGACGGCGGCCCGGCGCTCCGCGGACATGGTCCGTCCGGTCGGGTTCTGGAAGGTGGGCACGGTGTAGAGCAGCTTGGGCCGCTCCTTCACCACCAGCTCCTCCAGCGCGACCGGATCCGGACCCTCCCCGTCCCCCGGCACGGCCACCACCCGGGCACCGGCGAGCCCGAAGGCCTGAAGTGCCGCCAGATAACAGGGACTTTCGACGAGGACGGTGTCCCCGGGCTCAAGGAGCGCGGTGGCGAGCAGCGACAGCGCCTGCTGCGACCCGGTGGTGACGAGGAGATCGTCCGCCTCCGTGACCAGCCCCCGAACCGACATCCGCGCCGCGAGGGCCGCCCGCAGCACGGGCTCGCCCTCGGTGGTCGAGTACTGGAGCGCCCGCTCGGGCATCTCCTCCAGGACCGCGCGGAAGGCGGCCGCGATCCCCTCGGCGTCGAACAGTTCGGGCGCCGGCAGCCCGCCCGCGAAGTTGATGACCTCGGGGCGGGCGGTGACGGCGAGGATGTCCCGTACGGGCGACCCACCGACCGCCCGGGCCCGGGCGGCGAGCGGCGGCACGGAAGCGATCATGGGCACCGTCATGGCACGGCTCCTTCACCTGCGGACTGCGGACTGCGACGACTGGGTCCAGCGCAGCCTAAGCAAATGAATGCCGCCTACAAGCACCTTTCCGCGATACGGACGTCACGCACCCGCTCACGCCTTGGTGCCGGTCGCCCCGTAGACGTTGATGTCGTCGTCCGTGACGTCGTTGATGTCGCGGTAACGGATCTTCTCGATGTCGTCGAGGGACTCGAAGTCCTCGGCGTCGATGGCCGGCGGCTCGGGTGCGGGCCCCGGGTGCCACTGATGCGCGGGCACCACGCCGGGCTCGTCCAGGGAGACACCCGGCACGTCGGTGAAGAACCGCTCCACCTCCCGCCTGGACCGGAACACGAAGGTGAACCCGCGTTCGGTGTAGGTCCGCTGGACCGCGCGGGTGGGCTCGGGATGCAGCTCGTCGGTCAGATGGCTGAGCACGATCCGGCTGCCGGCGGGCAGGGCCTCCACGAGCTCCCGCACGATGGGATAGGCCTCGTCGTCCTCGACGAAGTGCAGGATCGCGACCAGGCACAGCGCGATCGGCTGGTCGAAGTCCAGTGTCTTGGCGGCCTGTTCGAGGATCTGCGCGGGACTCTTGAAGTCGGCGTCGACGTAGTCCGTACGCCCCTCGGGTCCGCTGGTGAGCAGCGCGCGGGCATGCGCCAGCACCACCGGGTCGTTGTCGACGTACACGACCCGGGAGTCGGGCCGGATCCGCTGGGCGATCGTGTGGACGTTCTCCGCGGTGGGCAGCCCGGTGCCGATGTCGAGGAACTGCCGGATCCCGTCCCGCGCGGCCAGCCTGTCGACGGCCCGGCGCATGAAGTCACGGTTGTGGCGTACGTCGAGGTAGCCGCGGGGGTTGGCGGCGAGCGCGGCGGCGGCCGCCTCACGGTCGGCGGGGTAGTTGTCCTTGCCGCCGAGGAAGACGTCGTAGACGCGGGCCGGATGGGCCTTGGTGGTGTCGATCCTCCTGGCCAGCTCGGCCGGGTCCTGACTCAGCGCGTCACCGGACATGGGCGTCTCCCCTGTGAATGTGTCGGTCCTTCGACGGACAACCACCGCGATCGTCAAGAACCTAACTCCCCGGGCGACTTGATGGTGCCCGGCGCCCGATATGCCCCGTCCCGCATCCCACGACAGGGACTCGGGAAGCCACATCTCCGCAGGTCAGCGCGGTTCCCGACGCAAGGCCGTCCCGAATTCCCCGCCAAGGCTGGCGAACGTCGCCGCTGCCCCGCAGCCTGATCCCATGCCCACCCGACCCCACACCCCCCGCCTGCTCACCGCACTCGCCCTCGCCCTCCTCTCCCTCACCACCCTCACGGGCTGCAAAGACGGCCAGGGCGTAC
Encoded proteins:
- a CDS encoding aminotransferase-like domain-containing protein — encoded protein: MTVPMIASVPPLAARARAVGGSPVRDILAVTARPEVINFAGGLPAPELFDAEGIAAAFRAVLEEMPERALQYSTTEGEPVLRAALAARMSVRGLVTEADDLLVTTGSQQALSLLATALLEPGDTVLVESPCYLAALQAFGLAGARVVAVPGDGEGPDPVALEELVVKERPKLLYTVPTFQNPTGRTMSAERRAAVASVAARRGLWIVEDDPYGELRFEGERVPWIASHKEVRDRVVLLGSFSKVMAPGLRLGWLRAPGELRRACAVAKQAADLHTPTVNQLAAARYLADRDLDAHVRRVAGVYGERRDAMLAGLADALPEGSTWTRPEGGMFLWARLPASYDTTALLPQVVTWDVAYVPGAPFYAGEPDRSTLRLCFVTQTPREIGEGLRRLGEGLRGGA
- a CDS encoding 3-hydroxyacyl-CoA dehydrogenase NAD-binding domain-containing protein, translating into MTHDFRTAAVIGAGTIGLSWTTLFAAHGLTVHVTDPRPDLAEAVDAALADFAPHLAARGLDVGGLADRVHLAADVTEAVRDADVVQENGPERVEFKKDLFATLVREAPQHALLLSSSSAIPSTDFTTDLVREDAGRILIGHPFNPPHLIPLVEVVPGERTTEDAVQAAVNFYTLLGRTPVVERKEIPGFVGNRLQNALNREAIYLVEQGVVTPEDLDKVMTNSLGIRWSTVGPFLGSHLGGGPGGYRHIVEHIGASMGQVWATLGTPSQTPEEKERLITAVEDAYGSSTYSELTETRDRRQLAVLAALDNSHKEEN
- a CDS encoding acyl-CoA dehydrogenase family protein translates to MTTTVQPLEDQLISDFYGYEALLPDEERKLLLKARTLMRDEVKPLVNENWGNGTFPRELIGIFRESGLAGLPYEGYGEHRPAVSNLLTGMMAMEMSRTDASVATFFGVHNGLAMYSVHSGGDQEQRDRWLPGMAAMDKIGAFAMTEPLGGSDVAGGMRTTAQRDGDSWILNGAKKWIGNATFADYVVVWARDVGDNHVKGFVVEKDTPGFEPTRIEGKIAFRIVENAEITLTDVRVPEANRLQNIDSFRDVAEILRATRGGVAWQALGVMIGAYELALDYAKERKQFGRPIARFQLVQDLLVKSLGNITASWGMLVQLARLQDAGIFHDEHSSLAKAFVTSRMREVVAWSREIFGGNGIVLDYDIARFFTDAEAIYSFEGTREMNTLIVGKAITGQSAFV
- a CDS encoding SAM-dependent methyltransferase, with protein sequence MSGDALSQDPAELARRIDTTKAHPARVYDVFLGGKDNYPADREAAAAALAANPRGYLDVRHNRDFMRRAVDRLAARDGIRQFLDIGTGLPTAENVHTIAQRIRPDSRVVYVDNDPVVLAHARALLTSGPEGRTDYVDADFKSPAQILEQAAKTLDFDQPIALCLVAILHFVEDDEAYPIVRELVEALPAGSRIVLSHLTDELHPEPTRAVQRTYTERGFTFVFRSRREVERFFTDVPGVSLDEPGVVPAHQWHPGPAPEPPAIDAEDFESLDDIEKIRYRDINDVTDDDINVYGATGTKA